In Myripristis murdjan chromosome 9, fMyrMur1.1, whole genome shotgun sequence, the following proteins share a genomic window:
- the dgcr8 gene encoding microprocessor complex subunit DGCR8, producing MEIDDILPPLPLEPPNDFDQDEGRAPPPPPLQTSSDAEVMDVSSGGDGYTHTPGDEEAKPQQLLAKGSVAFCSHLSDEANPSPPCPRTARHAPPVTKFLPDLKLLRDVKISVSFTESSNSKDRMVLYTGVGQEDGGEVGLDSLNGELHDSTNEQGAAEGSSGVGSAAGARAEEAEVDLENKVEFAVLDELDDFYENFLDHDGEHGCFRSEAVVQQEQADEEALAYSYEEEFDNDVDALLEEGMPVPKKMRMAEDKYGGDSDHQSEGEGGVQPMMTKIKTVLKSRGRPPTEPLPDGWIMTFHNSGIPVYLHRETRVVTWSRPYFLGTGSIRKHDPPTSSIPCLHYKKMKEQEERELNGEVTPNAEVSPVKLGEEANGIERADEPDSTAQEQEERPASSLAEATPDGEGISDPNVLSKESQACDTAQGALGQVKAKVEVCKDESIDLEEFRGYLEKCFDFEQVTVKKFRTWAERRQFNRDMKRKQAESERPILPANQKLITLSVQDAPTKKEFVINPNGKSEVCILHEYMQRVLKVRPVYNFFECENPSEPFGASVIIDGVTYGTGTASSKKLAKNKAARSTLEILIPDFVKQTSEEKPVEGDELEYFNHISIEDSRVYELTNKAGLLSPYQILHECLKRNHGMGDTSIKFEVIPGKNQKSEYVMTCGKHTVRGWCKNKRVGKQLASQKILQMLHPHVKNWGSLLRMYGRESNKMVKKENSDKSVIELQQYAKKNKPNLHILNKLQEEMKKLAREREETRKKPKMTIMESAQPGSEPLCTVDV from the exons ATGGAAATAGATGACATTCTACCCCCTCTCCCCTTGGAGCCGCCTAATGATTTTGACCAGGATGAGGGCAGAGcacctccaccacctccccTGCAAACGTCCAGTGACGCAGAGGTAATGGACGTTAGCTCTGGTGGtgatggatacacacacaccccagggGACGAGGAAGCCAAACCCCAGCAGCTCCTTGCCAAGGGTTCAGTAGCTTTCTGTAGCCATCTCTCAGATGAGGCCAACCCCAGCCCACCGTGCCCCAGAACGGCCCGCCACGCTCCCCCGGTCACCAAGTTCCTACCAGACCTGAAGCTGCTCCGAGATGTTAAGATCAGTGTCAGCTTCACGGAAAGCAGCAATAGCAAAGACAGGATGGTTTTGTATACAGGCGTGGGgcaggaggatggaggggaaGTTGGCTTAGACAGCCTGAATGGTGAGTTGCATGACTCAACTAATGAGCAGGGAGCAGCCGAAGGTAGCTCTGGAGTAGGGAGCGCGGCAGGCGcaagagcagaggaggcagaggtagACCTGGAGAATAAGGTAGAGTTTGCTGTCCTGGATGAGTTGGATGACTTCTACGAGAACTTCTTGGATCATGATGGGGAGCACGGTTGCTTCAGGTCTGAGGCCGTAGTTCAGCAGGAGCAAGCTGACGAGGAGGCCCTGGCTTACTCCTATGAG GAGGAGTTCGACAATGATGTGGACGCCTTGCTGGAGGAAGGCATGCCAGTTCCCAAAAAGATGCGGATGGCAGAAGACAAATATGGTGGTGACAGTGACCACCAGTCTGAAGGGGAAGGAGGTGTTCAGCCTATGATGACCAAAATTAAGACTGTCCTGAAGA GTCGTGGGCGTCCGCCCACAGAGCCTCTACCTGACGGATGGATCATGACATTCCATAACTCGGGCATTCCAGTCTACCTGCACAGGGAAACCAGGGTGGTTACCTGGTCCAGACCCTACTTCCTGGGCACTGGGAGCATCAGG AAACATGACCCTCCCACCAGCAGCATACCCTGTCTGCACTATAAGAAAATGAAGGAACAGGAGGAAAGGGAGCTGAATGGGGAGGTGACGCCTAACGCAGAGGTGTCTCCAGTCAAGCTCGGTGAGGAGGCCAACGGCATAGAGAGGGCCGATGAGCCGGACTCCACGGCCCAGGAACAAGAGGAACGCCCGGCTTCTAGCTTGGCAGAGGCCACCCCGGATGGGGAGGGTATCTCTGATCCAAACGTGCTGAGCAAGGAGTCCCAGGCCTGTGACACTGCACAGGGAGCCCTAGGACAAGTCAAGGCCAAGGTGGAGGTGTGCAAGGATGAGTCTATAG ACCTTGAAGAATTTCGTGGTTACCTGGAGAAATGCTTTGACTTTGAACAAGTGACTGTGAAGAAGTTTCGTACTTGGGCCGAGCGAAGGCAGTTCAACAGAGACATGAAGAGGAAGCAGGCGGAGTCAGAAAGACCCATCCTTCCTGCCAACCAGAAACTCATCACACTCTCAGTCCAAGATGCCCCAACTAAGAAGG AATTTGTTATCAACCCCAATGGAAAGTCAGAAGTTTGCATCCTACATGAATATATGCAACGAGTCCTAAAGGTCCGACCTGTTTACAACTTTTTTGAATGTG AGAACCCAAGTGAACCCTTTGGAGCCTCAGTCATTATAGACGGAGTAACTTACGGCACAGGAACCGCAAGCAGTAAAAAACTTGCCAAGAATAAAGCTG CTCGATCCACACTGGAAATCCTCATTCCTGACTTTGTGAAACAGACGTCTGAGGAGAAGCCTGTTGAGGGTGATGAACTGGAg TATTTTAATCATATCAGTATAGAAGACTCAAGGGTGTACGAGCTGACCAACAAAGCAGGTCTACTCTCGCCATATCAGATTCTTCATGAGTGCCTTAAAAG AAACCACGGGATGGGAGACACCAGTATTAAATTTGAGGTGATTCCAGGGAAAAACCAGAAGAGTGAATATGTGATGACATGTGGGAAGCATACTGTGCGTGGTTGGT GCAAGAACAAGAGGGTTGGCAAACAACTGGCATCTCAGAAGATCCTTCAGATGCTTCACCCCCATGTGAAGAACTGGGGCTCACTGCTGCGAATGTACGGCAGGGAGAGCAATAAGATGGTCAAGAAG GAGAACTCGGACAAGAGTGTGATTGAGCTTCAGCAGTATGCCAAAAAGAACAAGCCAAACCTTCACATCTTGAACAAACTGCAAGAAGAGATGAAGAAACTGGCCAGGGAGAGG GAGGAGACCAGGAAGAAGCCCAAGATGACTATTATGGAATCTGCCCAGCCAGGCAGTGAACCCCTCTGCACTGTTGACGTCTAA